DNA from Pomacea canaliculata isolate SZHN2017 linkage group LG9, ASM307304v1, whole genome shotgun sequence:
tttgtatacattttaaTCCTATTGTACATCTATCAATACCACTATCTACATACCTCCTTGGAACGCATCCTTCGACTAGAAATCTTGTAGTAGTAATCACCACTGCTGAAGTCATGTGTGCAGGACTGGAGCAGGGATCTCACTGACTTTTCTACATCAAACAGCAGGTACACATACCCTGTAGAAAAAAGCAGGGACCATTGAGAAAACAGCATGAGAAAACGATTGCTCAGGGTATCTGTATAATTTGTCTCCTTCCATTTTGGAAAGCTTAATCAGATAAACTGAGAAACAACTTGCTGCATTAATCTCAGTGGCTCACCCTAACTTGTGATGTTTCAACAATTGCTTGAACTCTCCACAGCATAGCTATGAGTGAAGATGCAATCTACTCAACATTTCTGGGTTCCATTCAagcaaagaaatatattaatactaggcaaagaaatatataatacttgtatattttctttgcaaagcCAGACAAACTTAGACACTTTGAACTTGCCATCTTTTCCAGGCCACTCAATCTTCAGTGATCCAAACTTGTTAAAAGCCGTTTGAAGCCCAGCTATGAAAGAAAACAGGATCTTAATTACCTTCAATTACCAAAGTCTGAGACAAAATGCAAATGCCAAAAAATTACACTAAAACTAATTGTATCACCATATTTTGCCTAGCTTACCAttaaaagagatgaaaaatttGCTCTGCTCATTTCAGCTACCGTATTTAAATATGCACAGCATAGAAAAGAAGTAACAGTCTGGTGTCCCTACCAAGTTACAGCAAGAGAAATTCAATGTTTTGAAGGTTTGAGAAAAGGATTATTTTACTCACTCTCAGTTATGTCCCATGGAACACCACCAACAAATACTTTGCAGGAGTATGTAGGGTTCTTATGAGCACGGGGAGGCAACTGACCACTCCATGTGCATGTTGCCTCACTTACAGCTTTAATAAGTAATTGTCAATCCATGAATATGCAAGATTGTTCACGTATCCAACTCTTAGGCTTTTTACCCTTATGATTCCAATGTTTCTTATTCAGAACTCCTTTCAGCAGGTAAAAATAGAATCGTAGTAAAAATATCACTATTAGcagttacaaaatataaagaatttttatatgattttctCCTTGCAAACAGTTTAGAAATACACATTTACTTTAGCAAATCTACactattaaaaaattatacacATCCATAAAGACTCTTGCAAAGTGAGTATGAATTGGTGACATGATTGGATTAAAATATACTTGCTTCAGTCAGAACATTTGAAGACACTTAATTTAGACCACATTACTTACATGCAGCATTCCTGTGCAGCCGTGCAGCCCGATCTATGGCATAAGGATCTACATTGGTCATATAATGTGGTCCAAGTGGTGAAGTCAATGTACGATCCACACTTGCCATTTCACCAGCTGGGGCAGACATGATATCAACACCCACTCCAGCATAGACTGGAGCGCCAGCCTGATAAGCCTGGTACAGCTGGTTTGCAAGCTCAGTTGCATTGCTCTGTTGCCGTTCTGTCAGTGTCATAGCTCGCTGCAATACACAGCCATTCAACCATCTTTAAGAATGGCTGAAGCAAAAGTTTAGAGATTCTGCAAAAAACGCTCTTCAAGCACCAACCACAAATATTACTTCCTTCAGGTCAAggaatatttttcagaaaacaagcaTCAGATTACAAAGCCTTTGTTAAAGCCAAAATGTATTTCTCTTTATACTTTCCAAGCATTTGCTATTCTACAGCCTTCAAATTATAGTTATTTCAATGTTATAGAAGAAATCTAAACagccacacaaaaaaatctctaaatTGTTGCAAAAATTCAAAGCAGTCTTTGGCATCTCAACATTTTTGTCTTGGTCATTAGCACAAGTCTTTCAAGGACATGTGAAACTTACCATCATGTTGTCTAGAACACCAGTCTCTGTCTGTTCATAATGTGTCAATGTCTTATCCGTTTCAATTGGGGTTGCTGGTGTTCTGGTAATGGGTGATGCTGTTTGATGTGACAAAAGGTTGGAGTACAAGATCTTTTCTATAGGAGAGAGGGAGGACTCTGTCAGGGGGCTGACAGAAGACAAGGAACTGTAGTCACTGGAAAAACAGACAAGATGGTAACATTAAACAGTAAAGAGCAGCCACAGAGTgttaaaacaattattaaaatggGTTTTCATATTTAGGAAGCTAAAACATGCTATTTAAAAAGCCTCACCTTGAATTTAAACCAGGAGACTGCTTTTCTCCTTTGATTGCCCGTGGCTGACGAGATGGAGAGGTAAAGGATTTGCTGTCAAACATATTCCATTGCTGGGAACCAGTGGCAATTCCACTGTTACTTCCACTGCTTGTAGAAAACAACTGGAAACCTTACAGAGCCACACGATCATTGATGAGATTGACCAGCAAGACAATGCAAGTTTGCATTTTATGGCCTTTTAAGCAATGAGTAACATAGTGTGACCTCCACTTTCAGTAATGCTGTCTGCTGGGAACAGCTTGCGTTAAAGACTGTATATGCAGAgccttttgttttcatgttgatATTGCACTTAAGTATGTATTAAAAATGGGATACTTGTCAATGAATTAGTATTATCACCAgccagaaaaaacaaaaaaggacttTGTATGCATTTTCAAGACAAAGCATATGGGTGCTAACTATACAGACAGAATAATTTACCTGGATAAGCTGACTGCGAATTCGGGCTTGCATTGGAATAGCCATATGTGGACATAGCAGAAGCAGTGAGAGGCTGACCTAGGGCACCATAACTTGTGGCCGCAGAGGATGTGTAAATGCTAGCATTGCTGTTGGTATAAGCTGCTGACTGTGACAATGGAACGTTGGCATAGCTCAGTACTGACTGAAGCTCTTGAGACAGATGGCCTGATGCACGGTGCTGGTTAAAATCATCTGCAAGAACCAAAGAAaggttaactactaaaatgcaaaaataattattctaagaaacttggaaagaaaaaaaaaattgaatacattttttctaCCATTTATCATGAAATGAATCAGCATTTGTGATATGCACTATGAAGTCATGTCAAATAAACTGAACCTTAGCAAACTGCTCTAGATAAGCTGTGGCAGAATTTTTTACATACAGCTGGTAGCACTAGACTACAGCAACCTCACCAAAACCAGTCCAAAGATGAACTGCTATACAATATCACAACTCACCATTTCGTACATTTTGATTAGCTTACTAGTACAGTAAAggacttgaaataaaagtaccCAATAGTTCGCCACCAACACCTTGTGAATGTTCACTATCACCTGaacttttagtttaattattccaaATATTCAAAAGAGTAAACTAAAACCTCAGCCAACACAATTACTCTTTATAAACCGAAATAAtcaacattttaagaaaaatgtatgcttttaaaataatattcttacacattcttaatttatattttaatgttgaaaataaaaatcttttcaatCAGAAATTAAACCAGGCTACAAAAAGATGAAGGTAGCATTTTGGATTTGGAGATGAAACAATACTCGCCATATTTCCTTTCTTGGGAAGCACAAGCACCCGTAACATTGATGTCTAAAGAGTGATCAAGAAGAGCATTGATTCTTTTAAAGATGTCTTGGTGAGTTGAGAAATGGTTTCCATCATAGTCCTCTACCTTGATTGCTGGCACTCCAATAGgctatagaaaaaaaaaatcaaattaaaatatttaagcttTGTTCATCATAATATCCAGAAAGTAATCTAATTTCAAACATACACATAACCATTCAAATGTTTGACTTGGATATCTTTTGAGTGCATTTTTCGTACTGTTACATGTTTCAGCATTCATGAAAGTTTGTTCCCATGGAGGACATGCAAAAGGTTGTAAATTACTCTCACTGGTACCTgtacattacataaaaaaaagagtgacaaaaggtaaaaatgtGCTCCTTCCACACATactttaaaatacttgtttaaCAAATTCCCTGCAGTATATTTTGGGTAAAATAAACTCTCGCAAaacttttgaaacattttcttttcattaatgACGGATGTGCAAGGCTTTGTGTAAGGCTTTACACGTAAAACTGAAATTTGGGGATGTGCATATCATTTATTAATATGCCCTTTAAGACTATGTACTGCACGTGcctttcatattttattattttaaaaaataacaagattaaaaagaaaactaacgTAACTTGAATGTACTTCTaataggaaaacaaatttaacgAGGCTCTATGGGCATCATTTCTTTTAAGACAATAAAAGTGTTCAGCAAAGCATGTTATCCAGTGGTGGCAACGAATAATGGCACTTACATTCAATGAAGCCATTCGTTTTCTTATCTATTCATAGGCCTACGGAGTATAATACGGCTCAACACAATTCAATGTCTAAAAAAGTTTGCGGCCGATCcgaactgtcgtctgcttctgcgACCCCGACGTTTATGCGCCGCCTGTGAAATATGTTAGTTTTCAAAGAGCAACATTCAAAGTTGAACTGTGATCTCCGACTTTTCAAGTCTGCCCTCAGCTGACGAAAAGACACTGAATTTTGGTCACGGCGGGGTACCTGGCAAAGAAAAGCCAGCCAATACACGGCACCTTACCTTGCAAAACACGACGCGCACACGCACGGGCTATTTGAATACGAAACGAAAAGTTAGAATACTCTCGTGCACGTTGAGCAGACACCGGATGTTCTGTGACGTAGCATCGACAGCAGCACGTGATGCCGGACAAACCAGACGTTGCACGTGCACCCTGTAGACGAGCGCCAGCAGAGCGTGACAACCTTGCGTGGCGACTTGCGGCTTTGTCCAGTTTAGCACTTACGGTCGCTTCGGTATTCTCACCTTTCTTTGAGCAGTTTCTACGCAGAACAGCTATTTTGAAAGTtatgttgttgttaatgttgtttTAGCTCGATTTTTGGGGTTAAATCTCGATACGCCGATCGAGGGTCACGTTGGGGGGAATCGTGTGTAGGTCACGTTTTGCAATATGTCATTACAGGATACAGCAGGGtgacatttcaaaacttttaatctttaacatttaacatttaagaaaaatgtatgcttttaaaataatattcttacacattcttaatttatattttaatgttgaaaataaaaatcttttcaatCAGAAATTAAACCAGGCTACAAAAAGATGAAGGTAGCATTTTGGATTTGGAGATGAAACAATACTTGCCATATTTCCTTTCTTGGGAAGCACAAGCACCCGTAACATTGATGTCTAAAGAGTGATCAAGAAGAGCATTGATTCTTTTAAAGATGTCTTGGTGAGTTGAGAAATGGTTTCCATCATAGTCCTCTACCTTGATTATTTAACTGAAATCTTTTCAGGGTGACGTTACAaaactccatcatcatcatcatcattctagATCATATCGTCTCTCGACATAGTTATATACAAACTTATTTACTCTTCATTATAGTTTTgagttgtttgtattttcactTACATGAATGCATTCTTCAATATGTTTACGTTGTATATAATCAAGCGTTCTATATGAACTTGATATGATCCGTTGCTGGCGGCTGCTTAGCCTCTCTTTCTTCGGCTCTTATAATTACAACTTTTCTGGGGTTTTGTTGCTCTGCTACTTCCTTTGAGTTAATTAAGCATATTAAATTTAGTAATGATCGTAGCTGACGTGTAGGTAGTGAAACAGATGTGATGCGAACGTCAAGTTTGTAGTGCTGCAGGTTCAACGTGTCTAGTGTGTCGGATGGGCTTAAGGTTTGGTCATTCCTTATAAATTTACCCTGTATTCTTTATGTCCGTCAGCTTGTTTTCGCGTCGTTATGGTTGCTTCAGCCACTCGAGTATGAAAAATCGCTCCTTCTCTCTGTGAAAGGATATTGTCTTGATAATAAACGCCTTCTCTGCTGACGACATGAACAACCATATCGCGACTGAGCAGTCCGCGGGAGCAACTTTCACTCAGGGTGAGTTACTTCGCCTGGTTGTGGATAAACAACGTGTTTAACAGTAATTAACATGCTTATGGATTTCAAAGAGACAATCATGGTTAAAAAGACAAACCTGGGGCTCCCACAAACTCGATCCGATAGGCTTGAGAAAGGATGCTCTCTGTCTGTCTCATCCTGATGTCTTGCTCTGCCTCCGAACTTTGATGTGTGCTGTGGTCGTGCCTGCCGCTGGACGTTTGGATGCGCTGGCCCCTTCCATCTCGGTGGCTTCAGTTTGTTTTGACTGGGAGACATCGCTGTCGACGGGGATCCGCGGGTTTTCCTTTGAGTTTTGTAGGTGTGTGGCGCGAAcatgtgtgtaaaagagagagaggtagagctGCTTTATCCTGTCTAGTTTCTCTGAACACTTCTTATTCCTCGGACTTGAGTAAACAGTGCGCTGATCGCATACATAAATAAGTAATATTGTTACTTGATGATATCACTGCTTTTATGGAGTGTGATCGGAATCAATGAAATCTGACATCCaactaaattgtaaaaaaaacacccaaaaccCACTAAATCTCGAGATCCGTTATCTTTTCACTCAACACCACTATCTGCAGATCATATAATAATTCTTccatttccttcttcttcttcttcttcttcttattattattattatactgtatcATGACTAGGGGGAAATGTCTCAGACGGATAAAACTGTGATTATGGTACCACATGCAACCGACCACACAGGCAGCTTAATTAGCCTATAACGGCTCAAGAACTGCAAAAATTTACCTTTGTTCTAATTAAAGTAGGTCGCATAATTCAATGccgaaaagaaaatttaatgagTTGTCAAAAACATACAGTATTAAACGATTGAGATATAACTTTTAAATGTGTGGTAAATGTCGGATATTGCCACCAATTATATAGGCACATGTTCGTTGGCACAGCATGATTAGGTAATAGCAATAattaatgtgaacttataacgAGCAGCATCACGACTAAGACCGATCGCACTCTCCTAAGGATATATCACGGTAagccagccagccatgtaaacagataccacatgcagagaaagaagtcaaagaacagcctgcccgagacgagagccgAACTCAGGAaagtcaaccttcactgtattggtgaccgTTGAGCCACCGGGCCGATCTAAGTTCGTGGAAGAAACAGCTGTCCGAATTTCCCACCTGGAACACACGACCAATGACCGTATGCACGAAGCACATTAACTGAGCCCCCAAGCCTTGAGAACTCACCACTCAGGACACCGTTGAAGAAGTCAGAAAGAAGACAGACGCATCGAACTTGAAGGAATGGATTATAAAGATTCCAGTCTCCATGGGATCCTCATGTCTGCCAGCAAAAAGGCCATTGAGATGAATCTGTCCAACGATCAGTCGCAGTGCCCAATTTGTACATGTCAAGGGGCAGAAATGAATAGTTGAACTTTTCACGCAAATGTTAAGTATATTAAACTTaaaccttatttttttatcactaaGTGAAATTGCGTGCATTTCTAGTAGGCTTATATTCTGTTATAACTATTTTCTCAAAGTGCTTAATTCTTATATTGTCACGAACATCACAGAGCATCAAAATGGCGACCACTTTTCATTTTAGTAAGGAAACGCCCCCAGATTCGATGTTTAGTGATTTTCAGGCGTTGAGCAAATTCCAGGACGAGGTGAGAATATTATCTCATTGTCTTTAGGATAAATATGGAAAGTTATGAGCTGACTTAGCACTTACCTTTTGTCCTGCAAACTTGCTTTACTTTCAATTGCTTTCTCATCGGCACATGacggtgtcgtctgcttctcctgtagagtgtagacagtcgataatatatatatttttttttggaagaatcATGAATGCTTTGAGTCGAAAAAAATAACTCTTTTAAGATTATTTTCACCTTTGTAAGTAAAATAAACGTATCGACAAACCGACGTTAGAAGTTCAGGAAACAAATTGAACGCATACAAAATCGGAAAGTACTGTATATATTATGTGATGTGAGTGTGGAGAATAGGATATATGAACAGAATTTTAAAGCCCGTGTTTTTCACATGAATGATTAATGTATATTTCTTATGAATAGTTTACCATGATGAATgattaaatctttttcaaactttaaatgGCTTGAAAGTTAAAtgcattgtgaaaaaaaatgaaaggtcACTGAAAGTCTAAAATTGTGTCATTTCAGGGTTCTTAGTATAATACACCCAGCTACATATAGTTATAAGCACAATTCATTTATAAACATACTGCTATGGTCTCACTGAACTGCTATACATATCAAGCTTTGCATAAACATATGTTGATTATTCATGAGCACATTAAAAGTTTGGGTCTGGAGGGCTTGCATTTAACTAAGTGGAGGAAACTGTGTTGCTTATACTGCTACTTGTATATTGGTACAGCAATCACTAACACCACTATTATTGCTACTAGTAGTACTTAGACTACTATTACAACTTAATACTCGATGTGAGGGCTGCTGATAACTGTTCTAGGCTTGAATAATGGTCTACAGATTCATGCATGATTTGTTAAGGATACTAGTTTTGTTTTGATAGTGAAGAATGAAATGGAAATACATATTGCACACTGGATCATTTAAAGGATATTTACAAGGATCAGGATAGTGATAATATTAAttgtaatgataatgatgaaaggttgtatttcattctttttcagcAATTTTCTGCTCTTACAGAGTATGTGTTTCTCTTCCTAACAGAACCATCAAAGGTACTTTGCTTATTTGATTTGGTTAAGTCTGTAGAATTGAAGATGTTGTAGAATAACATTACCTATTATTTACCAGCATTTACTGGCAAGAAATTTTACAGCAATGAATAAAATCTGAAGATATGAAACAATGCTTTTCTGACCCAAGAATGAAAATTAAAGTTGGTCTGGTTGCAATTATGATAATAGTAAAAGTAATAGTAACAGCAATACCTAGTTAGATCAGTCTGTTATATTCCCTACCCAAATTCTTTCTTCAACAAGCAATAAGCATGTTCATAGGTGTGATagtaataattgtttttttatattaggTTAGTAcaatgtaattgtttttttctcaaaatcttATAAATGGCTGTGTATTTTCTACTCATATGGTTGAGAATAACTTAGTAACAACTGACTTGTTTGTGCCAGTCTTCAAGATTCACGTCCCATTTGGAAGAGTTTGCACAACAAAATGGTGTTGGAGTTTCAGCGCTAAAGAATGTTGTCAAAAGTCTAGTAGCAGTCCCCAACTGTATGtagtaattaatttttgtgGTATGGTAGGGGAAAGTGGGGCTTAAgaaaacatggaaataaaagttcttttaatTCTAGACCTTGAGAATGCACTTCTATTTCTATAAAGCGATAATCCATTTTTCAGGAAAATCTGTATATTGCTCATATTGCCAAAGCAGCAAGAATTTAAGATGGagtagaggggggggggggaattggtgttttacgccgtgtcagcagctaaggctatatcacggcaagcagccagccctgtaaacagatgccacgtgcagagaaagaacaacgtgcccgagacgagaaatgaactcagggcagccaaccttcactgtattggtgacaggcgctaacagcgctaaccgttgcgccaccggaccgctctaaGATGGAGTAGAGAAGGCTAAGCATTTTAGTCATTCCTGTTAGCAGTCTACCACCATTTCTAATTTTACAATGCTGTCCACCTTGGAGATGATCAcacatctgtttatttgtttacatgatCATTACCTAAAATTACACTGTTCACAAATGTGCAGATGCTCTCAAAAAGAGTCTTACACCTAGTCAGCTGCAGGAAGATTTGGTAAATTTAGGTGAGCATACTTTTATCAGATCTTTATTTTCCAAGTGTGTTTAATGTAGCCTTAGTAAGTCTTAAGGCTTGCTTACATGATGTAATGTGATTTACATAATAATAtgttaaggaagaaaaacaatctTCACATATTTTTCAGGTTTGTCGGAGGAGAAGGCAGATGCATTTACAAAACAGGTATGTATAAgtctttctatatttttctgtataattaaagggattgtaattaaataattttctttctttttaacttaaaacTTTGAGAAATAATTCAGAACAAATTTATTCATCTACTTTCAAGCTCAACTTAAGTTGACTTGCCTGCTGTTCTTGTAAATAAGACCAAAAGATCCGATCTTCTTCAAAGttgtatttaatttaataa
Protein-coding regions in this window:
- the LOC112571499 gene encoding COMM domain-containing protein 7-like, with amino-acid sequence MATTFHFSKETPPDSMFSDFQALSKFQDEQFSALTEYVFLFLTEPSKSSRFTSHLEEFAQQNGVGVSALKNVVKSLVAVPNYALKKSLTPSQLQEDLVNLGLSEEKADAFTKQFQSNFIALSRGALDLTLMVNQLVDMEWKFGVTASSSELDRVGNTFLQLKLVINTGNGMKNVYMELSLPQFYSFLHEMEKAKASLEYLS
- the LOC112572193 gene encoding cytoplasmic polyadenylation element-binding protein-like; translated protein: MASLNPIGVPAIKVEDYDGNHFSTHQDIFKRINALLDHSLDINVTGACASQERKYDDFNQHRASGHLSQELQSVLSYANVPLSQSAAYTNSNASIYTSSAATSYGALGQPLTASAMSTYGYSNASPNSQSAYPGFQLFSTSSGSNSGIATGSQQWNMFDSKSFTSPSRQPRAIKGEKQSPGLNSSDYSSLSSVSPLTESSLSPIEKILYSNLLSHQTASPITRTPATPIETDKTLTHYEQTETGVLDNMMRAMTLTERQQSNATELANQLYQAYQAGAPVYAGVGVDIMSAPAGEMASVDRTLTSPLGPHYMTNVDPYAIDRAARLHRNAASVSEATCTWSGQLPPRAHKNPTYSCKVFVGGVPWDITETGLQTAFNKFGSLKIEWPGKDGYVYLLFDVEKSVRSLLQSCTHDFSSGDYYYKISSRRMRSKEVQIIPWVLADSNHVRQPSQRLDSGKTVFVGALHGMITAEILGNIMNDLFGNVVYAGIDTDKHKYPIGSGRVTFCNRKSYMRAVQAAFIEIKTPKFTKKIQVDPYLEDAICSLCAIQQGPYFCRELQCFRYFCRTCWYWQHNLDAMRHHKPLTRNTKSTMPL